A stretch of Heliomicrobium undosum DNA encodes these proteins:
- a CDS encoding type IV pilus modification PilV family protein, with translation MSKGLTMTEKGSILAETLIALLLLSMTALPLYGVMTVAERLERRSERFAQMMMLAQQVLESKRAQIKADPTQCNSSLPQGLTISEGFRCDLTVRDAIEPAELHLKEVSVILWDQASFPQGEVSEGTGTMLPESPSLKAAGAKCALATLVALPAKGK, from the coding sequence ATGAGTAAAGGCCTAACGATGACGGAAAAGGGAAGCATCTTAGCGGAGACGCTGATCGCCCTGTTGCTGCTGAGTATGACCGCCCTTCCCCTCTATGGCGTCATGACCGTGGCGGAACGGTTGGAGCGCCGGAGCGAACGGTTTGCCCAGATGATGATGCTGGCGCAACAGGTGCTCGAATCCAAACGAGCGCAGATCAAGGCGGATCCGACGCAGTGCAACAGCAGTCTCCCCCAGGGGTTGACCATATCGGAAGGCTTTCGCTGCGACCTGACGGTCCGGGATGCGATTGAGCCGGCAGAGCTGCATCTTAAGGAGGTATCTGTGATCCTATGGGATCAGGCGAGTTTCCCACAGGGAGAAGTGAGCGAAGGAACGGGGACCATGCTGCCGGAATCGCCGTCGCTAAAGGCGGCAGGAGCAAAGTGCGCCCTTGCGACACTGGTGGCGCTTCCGGCCAAGGGGAAGTAG
- a CDS encoding late competence development ComFB family protein produces MIHNLMEGVVENFLDDLLAQHPEVCRCSQCRMDIMAAALNRLPPRYVVTTKGEVYSKINMLVNQFRVDVIGAIAHGMMLVAQNPRHPRPEITLEAEERPRAGGDE; encoded by the coding sequence ATGATTCACAATCTCATGGAAGGCGTCGTCGAAAACTTTCTTGACGATCTGCTGGCCCAGCATCCTGAAGTCTGCCGCTGCAGCCAATGCCGGATGGATATCATGGCAGCGGCATTGAACCGCCTCCCGCCACGGTATGTCGTCACCACCAAAGGGGAAGTCTATTCCAAGATCAATATGCTGGTCAATCAGTTCCGTGTCGATGTCATCGGCGCCATTGCCCATGGAATGATGCTCGTCGCCCAGAACCCCCGTCATCCGAGACCGGAGATCACCCTGGAGGCGGAGGAACGGCCCCGTGCGGGTGGCGACGAATAG
- a CDS encoding type II secretion system protein GspG, with amino-acid sequence MHRGRTICRKKSLPNRRWREKGFTLIEVMLVVTMMGLLTILFAPKWSAAPEKARVSSVTNDFRAVEMAVRHYFVDQGKLPAAVDLQYANLLDKDLAAAAPASLNIWKDPWGTAYLYEPKNLWSAPGVARMVSYGPNRLPGGDDMSVTFAIAEGKLLVTQSGF; translated from the coding sequence ATGCATAGGGGCAGGACCATTTGCCGGAAAAAGTCTCTACCCAACCGAAGGTGGCGAGAGAAGGGATTTACGCTCATTGAAGTCATGCTCGTGGTGACGATGATGGGGCTGCTGACCATTTTATTTGCGCCAAAGTGGTCGGCGGCGCCCGAGAAAGCGAGGGTCTCGTCCGTTACCAATGATTTTCGCGCTGTTGAAATGGCTGTTCGCCATTATTTCGTTGATCAGGGGAAACTCCCGGCTGCGGTGGACTTGCAGTACGCCAATCTGCTCGATAAGGACCTGGCTGCAGCCGCTCCGGCGAGTTTGAATATCTGGAAGGATCCCTGGGGAACAGCCTACCTGTATGAGCCGAAGAACCTCTGGTCAGCGCCGGGAGTGGCGCGAATGGTATCCTATGGACCGAACCGGCTTCCCGGAGGGGACGACATGTCTGTGACTTTTGCGATTGCGGAAGGCAAATTGTTGGTCACACAGTCAGGATTTTAG
- a CDS encoding GspH/FimT family protein, producing MVSPFKRWMCAGETKEALGVSKGSATLIALRESHGGYTLVEISLVLALLGFLLLATGPILSRWHGQLSLESAARQVQVDLLSARDKAVLEQRTVAVAFTMNSPQYRITYSDDERTNDWRSLPGGVVIQSTSFNLSSLYYRNTFIFTTDGKSGMPTMGGTVMLRGMNGRCRYVIVSRNGRVRIDSMPPPSSEVPS from the coding sequence ATGGTAAGTCCATTCAAGCGGTGGATGTGCGCCGGCGAAACAAAAGAGGCGCTGGGGGTGTCAAAGGGGTCGGCAACGTTGATCGCGTTGCGGGAGTCCCATGGCGGCTACACACTCGTTGAGATCAGCTTGGTCCTTGCGCTGCTCGGCTTCCTACTGCTGGCAACCGGTCCTATTTTAAGCCGCTGGCATGGGCAGTTATCGCTGGAATCGGCAGCGCGTCAGGTGCAGGTCGATCTGCTGTCCGCCAGGGACAAAGCGGTGCTGGAACAACGGACTGTCGCTGTGGCCTTCACCATGAATAGCCCACAATACCGCATCACCTACAGCGATGATGAACGGACGAACGACTGGCGGTCCTTGCCGGGCGGCGTTGTTATTCAATCGACCAGCTTCAACCTGAGCTCTCTCTATTATAGAAACACCTTTATTTTTACCACCGACGGCAAGTCCGGCATGCCAACCATGGGGGGGACGGTCATGCTGCGGGGGATGAATGGACGTTGCCGCTATGTCATCGTATCCCGGAACGGTCGGGTGCGCATCGATTCGATGCCGCCGCCGAGCAGCGAGGTTCCATCATGA
- a CDS encoding PilN domain-containing protein, whose protein sequence is MAEINLLPGAVRAKRRGLLRRMAMSLVVCLFVGAGFSVGAEKYVSSLMEQAEAVEKEVDHMRVSLENARVKDEERTLNEKEAAILSAMVVERSRWAERLRGLDDAFPEGQLRLTAILMETSHSGGALLLAGESSSLRAVGDFMDKLKRLTGFTEVMLLDGTYGHKGEVRFQIMCRLPVNLSLAEFASPSDEGR, encoded by the coding sequence ATGGCAGAGATAAACCTGTTGCCTGGCGCGGTTCGTGCCAAGCGGAGGGGGTTGCTCCGTCGGATGGCGATGTCTCTGGTCGTTTGTTTGTTCGTTGGCGCTGGATTCTCTGTCGGAGCCGAAAAATATGTAAGCAGCCTGATGGAGCAGGCGGAAGCGGTTGAAAAAGAGGTCGACCATATGCGAGTGAGCCTAGAAAACGCGCGGGTAAAGGATGAGGAAAGAACGCTCAATGAAAAGGAAGCGGCTATTTTGTCGGCCATGGTTGTGGAGAGATCGCGCTGGGCAGAACGCCTCCGGGGTCTTGATGACGCTTTTCCGGAAGGGCAATTGCGCTTGACTGCTATTCTGATGGAAACGAGCCATTCCGGCGGCGCCTTGCTGCTGGCGGGGGAGAGCAGCAGTCTCAGAGCGGTCGGTGACTTTATGGATAAGCTGAAGCGGCTGACCGGTTTTACAGAAGTAATGCTATTAGACGGAACCTACGGGCACAAAGGAGAAGTTCGCTTCCAAATTATGTGCCGGTTGCCCGTTAACCTGTCCCTCGCTGAATTTGCCAGCCCTTCAGACGAAGGCAGATAG
- a CDS encoding PulJ/GspJ family protein: MQKGDAGMTLVEVALAMTIAGILLLMGQRLLNTGMSVVSVESHRMEGNSGVRWVLSWMARDLRYGRNIRIYDGGSSVDCQVFVEKSSGGFLWNDVRYTLEAGTIQRREGADKKPLASGIESLRVTRLTASPGSVEAPIQIMVKQAGHRRNSRSFVELSTVVVPRGVVP; this comes from the coding sequence TTGCAAAAGGGGGATGCGGGGATGACGCTGGTCGAGGTGGCGCTGGCCATGACCATCGCGGGCATCCTGCTCCTGATGGGCCAGCGCTTGCTCAACACGGGTATGTCTGTCGTCAGTGTGGAGAGCCATCGCATGGAGGGGAACAGCGGTGTTCGCTGGGTCTTGTCCTGGATGGCCAGGGATTTGCGCTACGGGCGCAACATCCGCATCTACGACGGCGGCAGTAGCGTGGACTGCCAGGTCTTCGTGGAGAAAAGTTCAGGGGGCTTTTTATGGAATGATGTGCGCTACACCCTGGAGGCGGGCACGATCCAGCGACGGGAAGGAGCCGACAAGAAGCCGCTCGCTTCGGGAATCGAAAGTTTGCGCGTCACACGGCTGACGGCATCTCCCGGTTCGGTCGAAGCGCCCATTCAAATAATGGTAAAGCAGGCCGGCCACAGGAGGAACTCTCGTTCCTTCGTCGAACTTTCTACCGTAGTCGTCCCTCGCGGCGTTGTTCCATAA
- a CDS encoding type II secretion system F family protein → MPIFSYKVRDRSGRAEEGLLQAPSEKAAVQDLQRLGCFVIDLKRKDQPWRPSLGLEGMSLRWRRFVDAGDLSRFCRQLAALIDAGVPLCAGLSMVARRLTPQALKTAAQQVGLAVAQGQTLISALEQQRHIFPELFIRLVETGEMGGVLDQSLHRLADHYEKESAMAKKIRVALLYPSIVLITAGGATIFFLLFVIPAYSDLLNSLGRELPGSTRFVLALARLSGEYVPWLIFLAPICLFGLWRVAMRDEYRISLEKVLFKLPLVGGFIHRAAIARISRSLSILAGNGVPIVQALAIVEKVALYRSLAEAVRRVRNGVGKGHSLHRMLEQSNWFPPEFVHLVYIGEESGALDALLEKTADYFEAEVDGAVVRLTLLLEPVLLFLMAGIIGFLALSLLMPLFEAINGPL, encoded by the coding sequence ATGCCGATATTTTCCTATAAAGTGCGGGATCGCAGCGGCAGGGCCGAGGAGGGGTTGTTACAAGCCCCCTCAGAAAAAGCGGCAGTCCAGGACCTGCAGCGGTTGGGCTGTTTTGTCATTGACCTCAAGAGGAAAGACCAGCCATGGCGACCGTCGCTGGGCCTCGAAGGGATGTCATTGCGTTGGAGGCGGTTTGTGGACGCCGGTGACTTGTCGCGCTTCTGCCGGCAACTGGCCGCGTTGATCGATGCCGGCGTCCCCTTGTGCGCGGGCTTGTCCATGGTGGCGCGGAGGTTGACGCCGCAGGCGCTGAAAACGGCGGCCCAGCAGGTGGGTCTGGCTGTGGCGCAGGGTCAAACGTTGATCAGTGCGCTGGAGCAGCAGAGACATATCTTCCCGGAACTGTTTATCCGTCTCGTCGAAACGGGAGAGATGGGCGGGGTGTTGGACCAGAGCCTCCACCGGCTGGCCGATCACTATGAAAAGGAGTCGGCGATGGCAAAAAAAATCCGGGTGGCCTTGCTGTATCCATCCATTGTCCTGATCACTGCCGGCGGAGCGACGATCTTTTTTCTCCTCTTTGTCATTCCTGCCTATTCGGATTTGCTGAACAGCCTGGGGAGGGAACTGCCTGGGAGCACACGTTTTGTTTTGGCCCTTGCAAGGTTGAGCGGGGAGTACGTCCCGTGGCTGATTTTTTTGGCGCCGATCTGCCTTTTCGGGCTTTGGCGGGTAGCCATGCGTGACGAGTATCGAATTTCTCTGGAAAAGGTTCTCTTCAAACTCCCCCTAGTGGGCGGGTTCATCCACCGCGCGGCCATCGCCCGGATCAGCCGGAGCCTGAGCATCTTAGCCGGGAACGGCGTTCCCATTGTGCAAGCGCTGGCGATCGTAGAGAAGGTAGCCCTTTACCGAAGCCTCGCGGAAGCTGTGCGGCGGGTGCGCAACGGTGTCGGGAAAGGGCATTCGCTGCACCGTATGTTAGAACAATCGAACTGGTTTCCGCCGGAGTTTGTCCATCTGGTCTATATCGGAGAAGAGAGCGGCGCCTTGGATGCGCTTTTAGAGAAAACGGCCGACTACTTCGAGGCGGAGGTAGATGGCGCTGTCGTTCGATTGACGCTCCTGCTCGAACCGGTGTTGCTGTTTTTGATGGCAGGGATTATCGGGTTTTTGGCTCTTTCATTGCTCATGCCGCTTTTCGAGGCCATCAATGGACCACTGTAA
- the gspM gene encoding type II secretion system protein GspM, which produces MGGLLNWFEKRTRREQVLLHITLLTVLTASAYTLFWESLWRQYQVNAERLKSAQAMTERFRMSHEESERAKHKSDSIGVDSLRTITDSNDAKQVTAIAEAAEATGVTIRRVRGEGIKDQAGASRLRKGGITVVIEGDYQKLSDFLSDLEKREPGLFVESFVWLSPEGIRQEALGAEGRGGQLGKAHGAEAAALLQLLREHSRDKETAFNGSLESVPVDSVSADSSAPPAMLAGLRLFFFTFSDRQGYAATKNILQDSGQKTIRNVGHE; this is translated from the coding sequence ATGGGGGGACTTCTTAACTGGTTTGAAAAAAGAACTCGCCGCGAGCAGGTTCTCCTGCATATTACGCTGCTGACTGTTCTCACTGCTTCTGCCTACACGCTTTTTTGGGAGTCTCTGTGGCGGCAATACCAGGTGAACGCGGAACGGTTGAAGTCGGCGCAGGCGATGACAGAGCGGTTTCGTATGTCTCATGAAGAATCGGAGCGAGCAAAACACAAATCTGATTCCATTGGAGTGGATTCGCTCCGGACGATTACCGATTCGAATGATGCAAAGCAAGTGACAGCCATCGCCGAGGCGGCAGAGGCAACCGGGGTGACGATCCGCCGGGTTCGTGGCGAAGGCATCAAAGACCAGGCAGGGGCGAGCCGATTGCGCAAGGGTGGAATTACGGTTGTTATCGAAGGGGATTATCAGAAACTAAGCGACTTCTTGAGTGACTTGGAGAAAAGAGAACCCGGTCTTTTTGTAGAGTCCTTTGTCTGGCTTTCTCCCGAAGGAATTCGGCAAGAAGCGTTAGGCGCCGAGGGGCGCGGCGGCCAGTTGGGTAAGGCGCACGGGGCGGAGGCGGCAGCGCTGCTGCAGTTGTTGAGAGAGCACAGTCGAGATAAAGAAACAGCCTTTAACGGAAGCCTCGAAAGCGTCCCCGTAGACAGCGTCTCAGCAGATAGCTCGGCGCCGCCGGCGATGCTTGCCGGACTGCGGCTGTTTTTTTTCACGTTCAGCGACCGACAGGGATATGCCGCGACGAAAAATATACTGCAAGATTCAGGTCAAAAAACGATAAGGAACGTTGGCCATGAGTAA
- a CDS encoding TldD/PmbA family protein: MIHRPAVDDLRDVLQIALRQGADFADVFIEKKSVNGIGCEDNKIERINSGTDIGAGIRVIAGESTAYAYTNDLSLEGLSHAAKVASHAARGGAASRSIDLTRRTSPVDLVIESRPDQVAIEDKVEQVMRANRHARNIDDRIKQVTVGYGDVVQQVTIANSEGDYIEDERIRTRFVVHAVAADGAVIQTGYEALGGAKGFEIFKERDPEALAQAAVDRALLMLTAKPAPSGKMPVVMSSAAGGTMVHEACGHGLEADLVQKGLSVYAGKEGQAVASPLVTVIDDGTIAGKYGTLRFDDEGTPGQKNVLIEKGILKGFMHDRFTAGKDKRPPTGNGRRESYQHKPLPRMTNTLIASGDEIPEKIIKDTKRGLFVKKMGGGQVNTTNGDFVFDVAEGYLIENGEIAAAVRGATLTGNGPEVLRRIDRVGNDLGFAIGTCGKDGQGAPVSDAQPTLRITSLIVGGTGATERDDDDGQADVPVGAGGNSANGGGGAGGELRRLSASELLNNPNGRIRRL, encoded by the coding sequence TTGATTCATCGACCCGCTGTCGACGATCTGCGGGATGTGCTTCAGATCGCCCTGCGCCAGGGCGCTGATTTTGCCGATGTCTTCATCGAGAAGAAGTCGGTCAATGGGATCGGCTGCGAGGACAACAAGATTGAGCGGATCAATTCGGGAACCGATATCGGCGCCGGCATCCGCGTCATCGCCGGGGAGTCGACGGCCTACGCCTACACGAACGACCTCAGCCTGGAGGGCCTCAGCCATGCGGCCAAGGTGGCAAGTCACGCCGCACGCGGCGGGGCGGCGTCCCGTTCCATCGACCTGACGCGGCGAACATCACCGGTGGACCTGGTCATCGAATCGCGTCCCGATCAGGTGGCGATCGAAGACAAGGTGGAGCAGGTGATGCGGGCCAACCGCCATGCCCGCAACATCGATGACCGGATCAAACAGGTGACCGTCGGTTACGGCGATGTGGTCCAGCAGGTGACCATCGCCAACTCGGAGGGCGACTACATCGAGGATGAGCGGATCCGCACCCGCTTTGTCGTCCACGCCGTGGCGGCAGACGGGGCCGTCATCCAGACGGGCTATGAGGCCTTGGGCGGCGCGAAGGGTTTTGAGATTTTCAAGGAGCGCGATCCGGAGGCGTTGGCCCAGGCGGCCGTAGACCGGGCGTTGTTGATGCTGACGGCCAAACCGGCCCCGTCAGGGAAGATGCCGGTCGTCATGTCCAGCGCCGCCGGGGGCACCATGGTCCATGAGGCTTGCGGCCACGGCTTGGAGGCCGACCTAGTCCAGAAGGGGCTCTCTGTTTATGCCGGCAAAGAGGGGCAGGCGGTGGCGTCGCCGCTGGTGACGGTCATCGACGACGGCACCATCGCCGGCAAGTATGGAACCCTCCGTTTTGACGACGAGGGGACGCCGGGACAGAAGAACGTGCTCATCGAAAAGGGCATTCTCAAGGGGTTCATGCACGACCGCTTTACGGCGGGGAAGGATAAGCGTCCCCCTACGGGCAACGGCCGTCGCGAGTCCTACCAGCACAAGCCCCTGCCGCGCATGACCAACACCCTGATCGCTTCCGGCGACGAAATCCCGGAAAAGATCATCAAGGATACGAAGCGGGGTCTCTTCGTCAAGAAGATGGGCGGCGGCCAGGTGAATACGACCAACGGCGATTTCGTTTTCGATGTGGCGGAAGGCTATCTGATTGAAAACGGCGAGATCGCTGCGGCTGTGCGCGGCGCCACCCTGACCGGCAACGGGCCGGAGGTGTTGCGGCGGATCGACCGGGTCGGCAACGACCTCGGCTTCGCCATCGGCACCTGCGGCAAAGACGGCCAAGGGGCGCCTGTCTCGGACGCCCAGCCGACGCTGCGCATCACCTCCCTGATCGTTGGGGGAACGGGCGCTACGGAGCGCGACGATGACGATGGGCAGGCGGACGTGCCGGTCGGCGCGGGCGGCAACAGCGCCAATGGAGGTGGTGGCGCCGGTGGCGAACTGCGTCGCCTTTCCGCCTCGGAACTGCTGAACAATCCTAACGGCCGGATCCGGCGCCTGTAA